A stretch of the Paenibacillus sp. JQZ6Y-1 genome encodes the following:
- the uxaC gene encoding glucuronate isomerase: protein MARKFLDENFLLNSETAIQLYHDTAKDLPIIDYHCHLSPQEIYENKSFKNITEAWLYGDHYKWRVMRANGVEEQYITGDADDYDKFLAWAKTVPQLIGNPLHHWTHLELQRFFGVYELLNEQTAPSIWEKVNQQLQGEGFGARDLITKSKVTVVCTTDDPADSLEYHTAIRELKGFDTLVLPSFRPDKALEINRDTFRPWLERLVAANGADIQTYDQFLQALEKRVRFFHAAGGRVSDHALDTVVYGSATREEASSIFAKALREGQVTPEEEAKHKTHTLVFLSQLYQELGWAMQLHIHALRNNNTPMFRELGPDTGYDAVNDGAIAAPLASLLNDMESAGGLPKSILYSLNPNDYHVLASIAGSFQGGGIPGKIQFGTAWWYNDHRDGMFEQMRILANLGVFARFVGMLTDSRSFLSYTRHEYFRRLLCDLLGSWVESGEVPDDMSLLKQIVAGICYNNAEQYFDFPAVVSVS, encoded by the coding sequence ATGGCACGCAAATTTCTGGATGAGAACTTTCTGTTGAACAGCGAAACTGCAATCCAACTGTATCATGACACAGCCAAGGATTTACCGATTATCGACTACCACTGTCACCTAAGCCCGCAGGAAATATATGAAAATAAAAGCTTCAAAAATATCACCGAAGCTTGGTTATACGGCGACCATTACAAATGGAGAGTGATGCGAGCAAACGGTGTAGAGGAACAATATATCACTGGCGATGCCGACGACTACGACAAATTCCTCGCTTGGGCAAAAACGGTACCGCAGCTAATCGGCAACCCACTGCACCATTGGACGCATCTGGAGTTACAGCGCTTCTTTGGCGTATATGAGTTGCTGAATGAGCAGACCGCACCGTCCATCTGGGAAAAGGTGAACCAACAGCTGCAAGGCGAAGGCTTCGGCGCACGTGATCTGATCACCAAGTCCAAAGTGACGGTCGTCTGCACAACCGATGATCCTGCCGATTCACTGGAATATCATACAGCCATCCGCGAGCTAAAAGGATTCGATACGCTTGTGCTGCCAAGCTTCCGCCCAGACAAAGCGCTAGAGATCAACCGCGATACATTCCGTCCTTGGCTGGAACGATTGGTTGCTGCTAATGGTGCAGACATTCAGACATACGATCAATTTTTGCAGGCATTGGAGAAAAGAGTTCGTTTCTTCCACGCTGCGGGTGGACGCGTATCCGATCATGCGCTTGATACGGTCGTATACGGTAGCGCCACACGTGAAGAAGCTAGCTCCATCTTTGCCAAAGCACTGCGCGAAGGTCAAGTGACGCCGGAGGAAGAAGCCAAGCATAAAACGCATACGCTGGTGTTCTTAAGCCAGTTGTATCAAGAGTTGGGCTGGGCGATGCAGCTGCATATCCATGCGTTGCGTAACAACAATACGCCGATGTTCCGTGAATTGGGTCCAGACACGGGTTACGATGCGGTCAATGATGGCGCGATTGCAGCACCGCTGGCATCGCTGCTGAACGATATGGAGAGTGCAGGCGGATTGCCGAAAAGCATTCTATACTCACTCAATCCCAACGATTATCATGTGCTGGCAAGCATCGCAGGCAGCTTCCAAGGCGGCGGCATTCCCGGCAAAATTCAGTTTGGTACTGCATGGTGGTACAACGACCACCGAGACGGCATGTTCGAGCAGATGCGCATTCTCGCCAATCTGGGTGTATTTGCCCGCTTTGTCGGTATGCTGACCGACTCGCGCAGTTTCCTGTCGTATACGCGTCATGAGTATTTCCGCCGCCTGCTATGTGATCTGCTCGGAAGCTGGGTAGAGAGCGGCGAGGTGCCGGATGATATGAGCTTGTTGAAACAGATTGTAGCGGGCATTTGCTATAACAATGCGGAACAGTATTTTGATTTCCCAGCGGTTGTATCCGTTTCCTAA